The genomic segment CTCGCCGGGACGGATCCTGCTAAGCCGAATGGGggtgcacagggctggggagtCGCTGCCTCTCCGTGGTTCCCGCTCAGATATCCATCTCGAACTGAGCTTCGTCCCCTGGCAAGAGACAAGGAGAGCAGCGTTAGGGGCGTCATCctccaccccaaatccctcctgtCCCGCCCCGGGGGTCCCTTACCCATGGAAGCAGTGTTTGGGGCGTCATCctccaccccaaatccctcctgtCCCGCCCCGGGGTCCCTTACCCATGGATGGCTTGCCCTCCTGGTGGTTCAAGCTGTTGGTGTCCGCTTTGGGCTCCTCGCCGGGCTCGCCGGGGCTGGTGACGCCGGGGATATTGGGGAGGTGACAAGGCGGGGTCTTGGCCATGGGGGAGTTGCGACGATCCAGCAGGAACTTGCGGTCGTAGATGATCCGGGTGCCTGGGGGGAGGACGGGAGCAGAGTGGGGGAATCCGGTTCGGCAGCGCGTGTTTGCCGAAGGAGTTTCCCGGCGGGACGGGCCAAGGTTCTCCGCCCGGGGATCGgcggggagggctgggggtgcgCGCCGCCGCTCTGCCCGCTCTTATCTGGGCACAGCAGGCGATAATTCGGCCAAACACCCCGGCCGCAACCGGGTCCCGGCTGCCCGGGGGCGCTCCACGCTGTCCCGAGCAAGCTCACCCTGTCCCGGGGATGCCGGTGGAAGCGGCACCCCGAATCACCACGTGTCCCTCTGCGCTGCTCGGGGACAGGCGTGTCACCGCCCCGCGGCACCGGGCCGGGGCAGGGCCGAGGCACCGAGCCCCGCTGCCCGCGCCCCGCCGGGAGCTCCCCGCCAGCCCGTGCCGGGATCCAGCTGCCGCCCCGCCGGGACCCTCCGCGCTCCCGGTACGTCCcggaaaaacaacaaacccatcCCCACGCGTGTGCGCCGAGGAGAGCGGGCGGAAAGCGCTCCGTACCCACGGCATACAGAGGGGACACGGGCGCGGCACGCACGGTCCGCCCGCGACACGCGGCGCTCGGGCTGGCCCGGGCGCGCTACCCCGGAGGCCCCGGCGGGCGCGGCGCTTTTACCTCCGGGCGTGGTGGAGAAGAGCGTCCCGCCGGGGGTGGTGCAGTAGTCGGCGGGGAGCTGCGCGGCGTCGCTGAGCGTGACGGTGCGGGTGGGGATGGCCCggctctggctgggctggcGGCCGCCTGCGGACGACATGGCCCCCGCTCGGCGCCGCGCTTTGTCCCCGCCGAgcgggcgggcggagcgggACCGCCCCTCTCCGGGCCCGGCCCTGGAACCtccccgggcccgccccggccccgggacCGCCTCAGgaccgccccgccccgggcccgccccggccccggccccgccgccgccaggGGGCAGGCGTGTTGCCGCGCGGCCTTGTCCGCGCCTCCCACGTGGTCTAGCGGTTAGGATTCCTGGTTTTCACCCAGGCGGCCCGGGTTCGACTCCCGGCGTGGGAAGCCTCgtgttctgttttttttttgggaggggggAAGGAAGGGTGCTGGTGTCCTGATGTCCTGCCCAGGATGCCTTGGGCCAGAATGTTTTGGCTACACCGAGCTGAATGAAGTCACCGGGAAAAGGAATGCATCCAAATATCCCAAATCAGGAAATGGGTTCTGTCCCCATATCCCGTATCAGGAAAGGGGTTGTATGCCTGTATCCCATATCAGGAAATGAGTTGTAGCCCCATATCCTCTCTTAGGAAAGGAGTTGTATCCCCATACCCCAAACCAGGAAAGGGGTTTTAGCCCCATATCCTGTATCAGGAAAGGGGTTCTGTCCCCATATCACATACCAGGAAAGGGGCTGTATCCCGATATCCCATACCAGGGAATAGCATTCACCTCCATATCCCAAACCAGGAAAAGGGCATGGATCCCTATATCCCAAATAAGGAAAGGGGTTGCATCCCCTTATGGCAGACCAGGAAAGGACTTGCATCCCCATATCCCACaccaggaaaaaggaaaggacaCCCATGCCCATGTCCCAAACCACGGAAGAGGATTCATCCACATATCCCAAACCAGGAAAACGGCATATCCAATACCAGGAAGGGGGATGTATCCAAATATCTCAGACCAGGAAAAGGGATGCTTCCTCATTTCCCAAACCAAGAAAGGAGACGAATCCCCATATCCCATACCAGGAAAGGGGATATATTCCAAGTCAGGGAATAGGATGCACCTACATACCCTAAAAGCACCATCCTGGAAAGTTGGGAATCTCACCCCGAGGGAcatgccagccccagcacagcctccctccctcccctgggaACACTGATCCCATCGGTTATTTTTAGCATCCCTCTCCCGGAGAACAGAGGCTGGTTTCTCCCTCCAGCCTggatcctgcagggcacagcgCATTCCCGGCGGGCCCGGCCGCCCTCCTGCACCGGCGGATGGGCGAGGCGGTGGCCCGAGTGGCCAGGAAGGTGAACGACACGGTGGAGAACAAGGCGGATTCCCTGGGTAAGGCGGGTGGAGGACAAAGCGGATTCCCGGCGCTCCGTCCCGGGGCCGCGCAGGGATCGGGTGGCcggagctgggctctgggttTCACTGCCACAGCCTAAAAAAAGCTGTCGGCGCTCCCTCCCCGCGGCTCTGCAGAAGGGAAAGGCTCCCCCAAAGGGCCTTCAAAGCCAGAGCAGGTTCACATAATCCCGTGGGATGTGTCCCCTCCTTGGGAGCAGCGGCAGGAGCAGATTTTTCCCCGCGTTGCTGTGTCAGATTTGCATTTTCCTGCCGTTTCCCCATTTCCAGCTAATACCCAAGAGCAGGGTGCAGTTCATCAAAGGAGAGAGATGAAAGCCATTCATTTTTattcccactggattccccgCCCTGGGATATAAACCAGAGtatggcaggagctggagcttcGTCTCTCAGGCTCTCCACATCCCCTGAGAGAAACGTGGGAGGCTGGAACTCGCTCCATCAGCTCCCACAGTGgctttggggagggggcaggaAGCAGAGCCCATCCTGGGGCTGGGATACAGGCTTTCCACCCCTGGAGTCtcctgggaggggaaagaggaaCAACTCAGGACAAAACGAGGAGGCCACAAGGTGAGAGGCACAACCaaatcttttttcccctccccattGCTTGCCGTGGGACAGCCAACAATGACCATGAGAAATCCAGCCAGGAGTGCCCAGGgaaatccctgctccatcccccagCAGTGGAATAGgcatccctgggctgctcagctgccCCCAGGGAATTGTGGAcacagggggagcaggggacTGAAGTTGTCAGACCCTTGCCtgggtgtcgcagacatcttttcatgaaaaatcctttccttaggatttttcctcctgagaagctgggaggcctcaggaacaaaatgtaaacattgattatctgctgctctggaatgcaacaggtgcatctgtgattggcccatgttggatgtttgtaattaatggccaatcacagctggctcagacagagagtcctaaacagctgcctttgttgtcattcttttctgttctgttctttgctggccttctgatgaaatcttttcttctattcttttagtgtagttttaatgtaatatatattacaaaataataaatcaagccttctgtaacatggagtcagatcctcatctcttccctcatccgagaacccctgtgaacacggtcacacctGGGTCTCTCTGTGCGCAGATCTGGCCAACTGCAAACTGATGTCCTTCCCTGTTGGAGTCTACAAAGCCGTGAGGAGCGTCACCGAGGGCATCCACCGCATCTCCCTGGCCAACAATGAGCTCAAGTCCATCACCAGCCGGTTTGTCACCACCTTCAGCCAGCTGAGAGGTAAGGCACTGCCATTCCAACCCTCCGGGGCACGCCAGGAGCCCCCAGATTGCTGCAGAGGGGGCAAAGCACCCATGAGTCTCCCCTGAGCTCACACATTGCAAGCGCTAGTTCTGACcccaaaaaatccatttttggtTGTACCTTTTGGCCCTTGAAGGACGAGGACACCGGTTCTGCTCTCACCCACCCTTCCAAACTGctttcaggctgctgtgggatcaCTCAGcgcccccagctccctccagggatggaggagaacaggaaaagcagcttgGGGATAACAACAGAGGCATGACAATCCCAGCTGTGCCGACTAATTAGTGCTCGTAGTGCGGCATCAATGAGAGCTAATCACTGCAGGAGATGGGAGCGATCATCAGCGCGGCGGGGACACCTCCCAGAGAAGGCAGCCCGAGGCTAATCCGATAGAAAATGGCCATGCAAGCATCCAGAGCATCCGGCACCGCGGCACTGAGCGCTGAGGACGGcgctggggatgctctggcaGCTTCTAAAATCAATTTTATTCCTATGAGGTACCACACAAATGCCGCTATGATGGGTGCCT from the Melospiza georgiana isolate bMelGeo1 chromosome 8, bMelGeo1.pri, whole genome shotgun sequence genome contains:
- the EIF4EBP2 gene encoding eukaryotic translation initiation factor 4E-binding protein 2, producing the protein MSSAGGRQPSQSRAIPTRTVTLSDAAQLPADYCTTPGGTLFSTTPGGTRIIYDRKFLLDRRNSPMAKTPPCHLPNIPGVTSPGEPGEEPKADTNSLNHQEGKPSMGDEAQFEMDI